A stretch of Pseudolysobacter antarcticus DNA encodes these proteins:
- a CDS encoding PstS family phosphate ABC transporter substrate-binding protein has product MSRQLLLLLSLLLSCKHGFAAPAEAALSGTLTSVGSDTLGNLMTRWAEAFQQLHPGVIVQVQTPGSSSAPIALTAGAASFGAMSREMHADELQRFEQRYGYAPTRISVAQDAIVVFVHPDNPLQSLRLLDIAAIFGEAGACSSSAQDPEQRRIEHWNDLDVVDSNFAAQRLLRIGRNGVSGTSAYFSEATLCGADYRADIVQLPGSGAVVAAVAQHTNAIGYSGIGYLNALVKPLALSTATHTTAVSPNNQTIESGTYPLSRSLYLYFNMKPETAPSVLLASFFRFILSAPGQGIATREGFLALSAEQRTTQLTALHLAQ; this is encoded by the coding sequence ATGAGCCGTCAACTGCTGCTATTGCTCAGCTTGTTACTGAGTTGCAAGCACGGCTTCGCGGCACCGGCAGAAGCCGCGCTGAGCGGTACGCTGACCAGCGTTGGTTCGGATACGCTCGGCAATCTCATGACACGCTGGGCCGAGGCATTTCAGCAACTCCATCCCGGCGTGATCGTGCAGGTGCAAACACCGGGATCGTCCAGTGCGCCGATCGCGCTTACCGCCGGCGCGGCGAGCTTCGGTGCGATGAGTCGCGAGATGCATGCCGATGAGCTGCAACGTTTCGAGCAGCGTTACGGTTATGCGCCGACGCGTATTTCGGTGGCGCAGGATGCGATCGTGGTGTTTGTGCATCCGGACAATCCGCTGCAATCGCTGCGCCTGCTCGATATCGCGGCGATCTTCGGCGAAGCTGGCGCGTGTTCGTCATCAGCGCAAGACCCCGAACAACGCCGCATCGAACACTGGAACGATCTCGATGTGGTCGATAGCAACTTCGCCGCGCAACGCCTGCTGCGCATCGGTCGCAATGGCGTTTCCGGCACGTCGGCATACTTCAGCGAAGCCACGTTGTGCGGTGCCGATTATCGCGCCGACATCGTGCAGTTGCCCGGCTCGGGTGCGGTGGTCGCCGCGGTCGCACAGCACACGAATGCGATCGGTTATTCGGGCATCGGTTATCTCAACGCGCTAGTCAAACCTTTGGCCTTGAGCACGGCGACGCACACGACCGCGGTCAGTCCGAATAACCAAACGATCGAAAGTGGCACCTATCCACTCAGCCGTTCGTTGTACCTGTATTTCAACATGAAGCCCGAAACTGCGCCGTCCGTCTTGCTTGCGTCATTTTTCCGCTTCATCCTGTCCGCTCCCGGCCAGGGTATCGCGACGCGCGAAGGCTTTCTGGCGTTGTCCGCCGAGCAGCGCACGACACAGCTGACCGCGCTGCATCTGGCGCAATAA
- the ppk1 gene encoding polyphosphate kinase 1 has translation MNRAPELERDLKDPSLYINRELAQLEFNFRVLAQAQDPGVPLLERLRYLCISNSNLDEFFEVRVAILRQHFIFGDAVAGADGLSPAEVLNRIRTRTLELVRVQYDCWKDMLLPELEREGIRFVMREQWTAKQRRWLQGYFRDEILPVLSPLGLDPAHPFPRILNKSLNLAVILKGKDAFGREGHMALVRAPRSLPRIIRMPTEVAEGPYDFVFLSSILQEFVDEMFPGMQVKGSYQFRVTRNSELVVDEDEVENLALALRDELLGRGFAKPVRLEIAESCPKSLAKTLMANFELSDAEVYRCAGPVNINRIVAIYDQVDRPDLKFPKFLQSVPHAVHVDRNLFDSISMGDILLHHPYESFNAVIELVKQASQDIDVLAIKQTLYRVGNNSPLVDYLIEAARAGKDVTVVIELRARFDEEANIKLANRLQEAGVQVVYGVVGYKTHAKLLLIVRRENGRLHRYVHLSTGNYHQVTSRIYTDFGLMTAHPDICEDAHKLFQQLSALGPVIKLKCILQSPFTLYKGIMDKIARESAHARAGKPARIIAKMNALNEPGVIEMLYKASVAGVQIDLIIRGACTLRPGIPGISENIRVRSIVGRFLEHSRVYWFANDNSPEIYCSSADWMERNLMRRIETCFPILDPQLAKRVYDEALENHLADNTQAWALHASGEYERLSPGEDMPHSSQQALLSKICSP, from the coding sequence ATGAACCGCGCCCCCGAACTCGAACGCGATCTCAAGGATCCCAGCCTGTACATCAACCGCGAACTGGCGCAGCTCGAATTCAATTTTCGCGTGCTCGCGCAGGCGCAGGATCCGGGTGTGCCGCTGCTCGAACGGCTGCGTTACCTGTGTATTTCAAACAGCAATCTCGATGAATTTTTCGAAGTGCGGGTCGCCATTCTGCGCCAGCATTTTATCTTCGGTGACGCAGTCGCCGGCGCCGATGGGCTAAGTCCTGCCGAGGTGCTCAATCGCATCCGCACGCGCACGCTGGAACTCGTGCGCGTGCAGTACGATTGCTGGAAAGACATGCTGCTGCCGGAACTCGAACGCGAAGGCATTCGCTTCGTCATGCGCGAACAATGGACGGCCAAACAGCGGCGCTGGCTGCAAGGCTATTTTCGCGATGAAATCCTGCCCGTGTTGTCGCCGCTCGGACTCGATCCGGCGCATCCGTTTCCACGCATCCTCAACAAAAGTCTGAATCTGGCGGTCATCCTCAAGGGTAAGGATGCGTTCGGGCGCGAAGGCCACATGGCTCTGGTGCGTGCGCCGCGCTCGTTGCCGCGCATCATCCGCATGCCGACTGAAGTCGCCGAAGGTCCGTACGATTTTGTGTTCCTGTCGAGCATCCTGCAGGAATTCGTTGACGAAATGTTTCCCGGCATGCAGGTCAAGGGTTCGTACCAATTTCGCGTCACGCGCAACAGCGAACTCGTGGTCGACGAGGATGAAGTCGAGAATCTCGCGCTCGCCTTGCGTGACGAATTGCTCGGTCGCGGTTTCGCCAAACCAGTGCGCCTGGAGATCGCCGAGAGCTGTCCGAAATCGCTCGCGAAAACCTTGATGGCAAACTTTGAACTGTCCGACGCCGAGGTGTATCGCTGCGCCGGTCCGGTCAATATCAATCGCATCGTCGCGATCTACGATCAGGTCGATCGACCCGACCTGAAATTTCCAAAATTCCTGCAAAGCGTGCCGCATGCCGTGCATGTCGATCGAAATTTGTTCGACTCGATCAGCATGGGCGATATTCTGCTGCATCATCCATACGAATCGTTCAACGCGGTGATCGAATTGGTCAAGCAGGCAAGCCAGGATATCGATGTACTCGCGATCAAGCAGACCCTGTATCGCGTTGGCAACAATTCGCCGCTAGTGGATTATCTGATCGAAGCCGCGCGCGCCGGCAAGGATGTCACCGTCGTCATCGAACTGCGCGCGCGCTTCGACGAAGAGGCCAACATCAAGCTCGCCAATCGCCTGCAGGAAGCCGGCGTGCAAGTGGTTTACGGGGTGGTCGGCTACAAGACCCACGCAAAATTATTGCTGATCGTGCGCCGCGAAAACGGTCGTCTGCATCGTTACGTGCATCTTTCGACCGGCAATTATCATCAGGTCACGTCGCGCATCTACACTGATTTCGGCCTGATGACTGCGCATCCCGATATCTGCGAAGACGCGCATAAATTATTCCAGCAACTCTCCGCGCTCGGGCCGGTGATCAAGCTCAAATGCATCCTGCAATCGCCGTTCACCCTGTACAAGGGGATCATGGACAAGATCGCGCGCGAGTCGGCCCATGCGCGCGCCGGCAAACCTGCGCGCATCATCGCCAAGATGAATGCATTGAACGAGCCGGGTGTGATCGAGATGCTGTACAAGGCATCGGTAGCAGGTGTGCAGATCGATCTGATCATTCGCGGCGCGTGCACCTTGCGTCCGGGCATTCCGGGGATCTCGGAAAACATCCGCGTGCGTTCGATCGTCGGCCGTTTTCTCGAACACAGCCGCGTGTACTGGTTTGCCAACGACAACTCGCCGGAGATTTATTGCTCCAGCGCCGACTGGATGGAACGCAATCTCATGCGTCGCATCGAAACCTGTTTTCCGATCCTCGATCCGCAACTGGCGAAACGCGTTTACGACGAAGCATTGGAAAATCATCTTGCTGACAACACCCAGGCGTGGGCACTGCACGCGAGCGGCGAATACGAGCGCCTGTCGCCCGGCGAAGACATGCCACATTCATCGCAGCAGGCGTTGTTGTCGAAAATTTGCAGTCCGTAA
- the ppx gene encoding exopolyphosphatase, with product MPEGSHSEIRNGELIAAVDMGSNSFHMVVARYEHGQLRVIDRLRDSVRLAAGLKADGSLDAERLQRALDCLARFGQRLSALPEHRVRAVATNSVRRLRFPQEFLDPAEAALGHAIEIVSGREEARLIYLGVAHALPDAPGRRLVIDIGGGSTEFIIGQGFDALEKESLQMGCVASTLRFFADGKLTPKRWRQAQTEITVELQQFSTDYRSHGWSETIGSSGTIKAISNIVQAAGWCDSGISRSALQRLVDTMLSAGSLDNLRLSGLSDERRGVIAGGVSILEASFNALGLQHMQVCDTAMREGLLYDMIGRSQHRDPRTTSISALALRYATDKAQAERIEKTALALYEEVAGKWQFTHAEHDWLLWSARIHEIGLAIAHSQYHVHGAYIVENSDLPGFSRQEQQVLAAIVRSHRRKPDPAIFQALPERLRVSGMRITALIRLAVLLNRSRAADALPPLELSVDDKQLTLKLPHDWLEQHPLSRADLEQERDYLKHLDLKLQVRAKERDVA from the coding sequence GTGCCCGAAGGTAGTCACAGCGAAATCCGCAACGGCGAACTCATCGCCGCAGTGGACATGGGTTCGAACAGCTTCCACATGGTGGTGGCGCGATATGAGCACGGGCAATTGCGCGTGATCGATCGACTGCGCGACAGCGTGCGTCTTGCCGCGGGTTTGAAAGCCGATGGCAGTCTGGATGCCGAACGCCTGCAACGTGCGCTCGATTGTCTGGCTCGATTCGGCCAGCGTCTCAGCGCGTTGCCCGAACATCGTGTGCGTGCGGTCGCGACCAACAGCGTGCGTCGCCTGCGTTTTCCGCAGGAATTTCTCGACCCAGCCGAAGCCGCACTCGGACACGCGATCGAAATTGTTTCGGGCCGCGAAGAAGCGCGCCTGATTTATCTCGGCGTGGCGCACGCGTTGCCGGACGCGCCGGGTCGGCGACTGGTGATCGATATCGGCGGTGGCAGTACTGAGTTCATCATCGGCCAAGGATTCGACGCGCTCGAAAAAGAAAGCCTGCAGATGGGTTGTGTCGCGAGCACCTTGCGCTTTTTCGCTGACGGCAAACTCACGCCGAAACGCTGGCGTCAGGCACAGACTGAAATCACGGTGGAGCTGCAGCAGTTTTCCACCGATTACCGTAGTCACGGCTGGAGCGAAACGATCGGCTCATCGGGCACGATCAAGGCGATCAGCAACATCGTGCAGGCAGCGGGCTGGTGCGATAGCGGCATCAGTCGCAGCGCATTGCAACGGCTGGTCGATACCATGCTCAGCGCGGGCAGCCTCGATAATCTACGTCTGTCCGGGCTCAGCGACGAACGTCGCGGCGTAATCGCTGGCGGCGTGTCGATCCTCGAAGCGAGTTTCAACGCGCTCGGTCTGCAGCATATGCAGGTCTGCGATACCGCGATGCGCGAAGGCCTTTTGTACGACATGATCGGTCGCTCGCAACATCGCGATCCGCGTACCACCAGTATTTCCGCGCTCGCGTTGCGCTACGCTACGGACAAAGCGCAGGCCGAACGCATCGAGAAAACCGCGCTCGCACTTTATGAGGAAGTAGCCGGCAAATGGCAGTTCACGCATGCCGAACATGATTGGTTGTTGTGGTCCGCGCGCATCCACGAAATCGGACTGGCGATCGCGCACAGTCAATATCATGTGCATGGCGCCTACATCGTCGAAAATTCCGATCTGCCCGGATTCAGTCGACAAGAACAACAAGTGCTGGCCGCGATCGTGCGCAGCCATCGACGCAAGCCCGACCCCGCGATTTTCCAAGCCCTGCCGGAACGTCTGCGCGTATCAGGCATGCGTATCACCGCGTTGATCCGACTCGCGGTATTGCTCAACCGTTCGCGCGCAGCCGACGCGCTGCCGCCGCTCGAGCTGAGCGTCGACGACAAGCAGCTGACGCTGAAATTACCGCACGACTGGCTGGAGCAGCATCCGCTCAGCCGCGCCGATCTGGAACAGGAGCGCGATTACCTCAAGCATCTGGATCTCAAGCTGCAGGTACGCGCCAAAGAGCGCGATGTCGCATGA
- a CDS encoding peptidylprolyl isomerase — protein MLKQLLLVLAFAVSPAFAADQAAAPAKPVTAPAPAKAAAKPAVKPADATKPTDASKSTGNPKVKFTTSLGNVTVELYPDKAPKTVENFLQYVKDGFYSGTVFHRVIPSFMVQGGGFSKDLQQKRTRAPIHNEANNGLSNLRGTLAMARTGDPHSASAQFFVNLVDNQRLDYVSETNWGYCVYGKVVAGMDVVDKMAAAPTGPQGPLPSDVPTTPIVIEKAELVK, from the coding sequence ATGCTCAAGCAGCTTTTGTTAGTCCTCGCTTTCGCCGTCAGCCCAGCCTTCGCCGCCGATCAGGCTGCAGCGCCGGCCAAACCAGTTACCGCACCTGCGCCTGCCAAGGCAGCAGCAAAACCTGCGGTTAAACCCGCCGATGCCACCAAGCCGACCGATGCCAGCAAGAGCACTGGCAATCCGAAAGTGAAATTCACCACAAGCCTGGGTAACGTCACCGTCGAGCTGTATCCGGATAAAGCGCCGAAAACGGTCGAGAATTTCCTGCAATACGTCAAGGACGGTTTCTACAGTGGTACGGTTTTCCATCGCGTGATTCCGAGTTTCATGGTGCAAGGTGGCGGCTTCAGCAAGGATCTGCAGCAGAAGCGCACACGTGCACCGATCCACAACGAAGCCAACAACGGCCTGTCGAACCTGCGCGGCACCCTCGCGATGGCGCGCACTGGTGACCCGCACTCGGCCAGCGCACAATTTTTCGTCAACCTGGTCGATAACCAGCGTCTCGATTACGTCAGCGAGACCAATTGGGGTTATTGCGTGTACGGCAAAGTCGTCGCCGGCATGGATGTCGTCGACAAGATGGCAGCCGCACCGACCGGTCCGCAAGGTCCGTTGCCGAGCGATGTGCCGACCACGCCGATCGTGATCGAGAAAGCCGAACTGGTTAAATAA
- the lpxH gene encoding UDP-2,3-diacylglucosamine diphosphatase, translating into MSTLFISDLHLDASRPQITALFQNFLGGEARDADALYILGDLFESWIGDDDDAELATQVGGALRALSDAGVPVFFMHGNRDFLLGRGYADRAGIKLLSDPAVIDLYCEKTLLMHGDTLCTDDQAYLKFREQVRNPIWQRNFLAQPLAVRREFAARARAESQRHTANAKPDIMDVNATAVDAILREHGVHRLIHGHTHRPFVHVLKIADKAATRIVLGDWYEQGSVLRVDADGARLSALI; encoded by the coding sequence ATGAGCACGCTGTTTATTTCCGACCTGCATCTGGATGCAAGCCGCCCGCAGATTACCGCGCTGTTCCAGAATTTTCTTGGCGGTGAAGCGCGTGATGCGGATGCGCTATATATCCTCGGCGATCTGTTCGAGAGCTGGATTGGCGATGACGATGATGCCGAACTCGCGACGCAGGTCGGCGGCGCATTACGCGCGCTCAGCGATGCCGGTGTGCCGGTGTTTTTCATGCACGGCAATCGGGATTTTTTGCTGGGCAGAGGTTATGCCGACCGTGCCGGAATAAAGCTGCTGAGCGATCCGGCTGTGATCGATCTGTACTGCGAAAAAACGTTATTGATGCACGGTGATACCTTGTGCACCGACGATCAGGCTTACCTGAAATTTCGCGAGCAAGTGCGCAATCCAATCTGGCAGCGAAATTTTCTCGCACAACCGCTCGCAGTGCGCCGCGAATTCGCCGCGCGCGCGCGCGCCGAAAGTCAACGGCACACCGCCAATGCAAAACCCGACATCATGGATGTGAATGCGACTGCCGTCGACGCGATCTTGCGCGAACATGGCGTACATCGGTTGATTCACGGCCATACGCATCGACCGTTTGTGCATGTCTTGAAAATCGCTGACAAAGCCGCCACCCGGATCGTGCTCGGCGACTGGTACGAACAAGGCAGTGTGTTGCGCGTGGATGCTGATGGCGCACGTCTTTCTGCGCTAATCTGA
- the ispD gene encoding 2-C-methyl-D-erythritol 4-phosphate cytidylyltransferase: protein MSAAPPTTTANSALWCIVPAAGRSARFGGEIPKQYLSLAGESLLLRTLERLATHAQIAGLVVVLAADDRHWPGINILHGKPVLTAIGGGERADSVLAGLLVLPTDVTSGHFILVHDAARPCLRHDDLSRLIAQAGAGDGGLLACPVRDTLKRATPDQHVMQTESRAALWRALTPQMFRRGALSAALQKASTEHIAVTDEAMAMELVGIRPLLVEGSEDNIKVTTPADLRLAEFLLQRA, encoded by the coding sequence ATGAGCGCCGCGCCGCCGACTACGACTGCAAATTCTGCGCTGTGGTGCATCGTCCCAGCCGCCGGTCGCAGTGCACGTTTTGGCGGTGAAATCCCGAAACAATATTTGAGTCTGGCCGGCGAGTCGTTGCTGTTGCGCACGCTCGAACGTCTCGCGACGCATGCGCAAATCGCCGGTCTGGTTGTGGTGCTCGCGGCCGATGACAGACATTGGCCCGGCATCAATATTCTTCACGGCAAACCGGTGCTGACGGCGATTGGTGGTGGCGAGCGTGCCGATTCGGTTCTGGCCGGTTTGCTGGTATTGCCGACGGATGTCACAAGTGGACATTTTATACTTGTACACGATGCAGCACGGCCGTGTTTGCGGCATGACGATCTGTCGCGCTTGATCGCGCAAGCCGGAGCGGGCGACGGCGGATTACTCGCGTGTCCGGTGCGCGATACGCTGAAGCGCGCGACACCCGATCAGCACGTGATGCAGACTGAGTCGCGTGCTGCATTGTGGCGTGCATTGACGCCGCAGATGTTTCGTCGTGGCGCGTTGAGCGCGGCATTGCAAAAAGCCAGTACGGAACATATCGCCGTGACCGACGAAGCGATGGCGATGGAGCTGGTCGGCATACGACCGCTATTGGTCGAAGGCAGCGAAGACAATATCAAGGTGACTACGCCGGCCGATTTGAGGCTGGCGGAATTCCTGTTGCAACGAGCATGA
- the ftsB gene encoding cell division protein FtsB, whose protein sequence is MLRYAALILLILLLALQVRLWTGHGGMREVQRLREEVAEQTRENERLKQRNEALSAEVNDLKSGKQAVEERARSELGLIKPGETFYQVVAPNTPVPEKADSDGK, encoded by the coding sequence GTGCTGCGCTACGCTGCCCTGATTCTGCTGATCCTGTTGCTGGCTTTGCAGGTGCGGCTGTGGACCGGGCACGGCGGCATGCGCGAAGTGCAGCGTCTGCGCGAAGAAGTGGCCGAACAAACTCGGGAAAACGAGCGCCTCAAGCAACGCAACGAGGCGCTTTCGGCCGAGGTCAACGATCTGAAATCCGGCAAGCAGGCGGTCGAAGAACGCGCACGTTCGGAACTTGGCTTGATCAAACCCGGCGAGACTTTTTACCAAGTGGTCGCGCCGAATACGCCGGTACCGGAAAAAGCCGACAGCGATGGCAAGTGA
- the eno gene encoding phosphopyruvate hydratase: MTPAINHIHAREILDSRGNPTLEAEITLSDGSFGRAMVPSGASTGSREAVELRDGDKARYLGKGVRNAVSNVNTTIASALKNFDAADQRGLDAKLIALDGTPNKSKLGANALLGVSLANAHALAASKKLPLWKHLAASRAAVLPVPMMNIINGGAHADNNVDIQEFMILPVGLPNFAEALRAGAEIFHALKSVLKARGLSTSVGDEGGFAPNLKSNEEAIETILEAVHKTGYKIGEEIYLGLDAASSEFYKDGLYHLDGEGQKLSSAQLTEFFAGWCAKYPIITLEDGMAEGDWDGWKLLTEKLGQTVQLVGDDLFVTNTKILQEGIDKHIANSILIKVNQIGTLTETLDAIAMADAAKYSAVISHRSGETEDTTIADLSVATTATQIKTGSLCRSDRVAKYNQLLRIEEALGSAASYAGRNAFANLPMFRRG; the protein is encoded by the coding sequence ATGACTCCAGCAATCAATCACATCCACGCCCGTGAAATCCTCGATTCACGTGGCAATCCCACGCTCGAAGCCGAGATCACACTGAGCGACGGTTCGTTCGGGCGCGCGATGGTGCCGAGTGGCGCATCGACCGGTTCGCGCGAAGCGGTCGAGTTGCGCGATGGCGACAAGGCGCGGTATCTCGGCAAGGGCGTGCGTAACGCCGTGAGCAACGTCAATACGACGATTGCGTCGGCGCTGAAAAATTTTGATGCGGCTGATCAACGCGGCCTCGATGCAAAACTGATTGCGCTCGACGGCACGCCGAATAAATCCAAGCTCGGTGCGAATGCGTTGCTCGGTGTTTCGCTGGCGAATGCGCATGCGCTCGCGGCATCGAAAAAACTGCCGTTATGGAAACATCTCGCTGCTTCGCGTGCAGCGGTGTTGCCGGTGCCGATGATGAACATCATCAACGGCGGCGCGCATGCCGACAACAATGTCGATATCCAGGAATTCATGATACTGCCGGTCGGTCTGCCGAATTTCGCCGAAGCCTTGCGTGCGGGCGCGGAGATTTTTCACGCGCTGAAAAGCGTCTTGAAAGCACGTGGACTTTCCACGTCGGTTGGTGATGAAGGCGGCTTTGCGCCGAACCTGAAATCCAATGAAGAAGCGATCGAAACCATTCTCGAGGCCGTACACAAAACCGGCTACAAGATCGGTGAGGAAATTTATCTCGGTCTCGACGCCGCAAGCTCGGAATTCTACAAGGATGGTTTGTATCATCTTGATGGCGAAGGCCAGAAGCTTAGCTCGGCGCAGCTCACCGAATTTTTCGCCGGCTGGTGCGCGAAATATCCGATCATCACGCTCGAAGACGGCATGGCCGAAGGTGATTGGGACGGCTGGAAATTGCTGACCGAAAAACTAGGCCAGACCGTGCAGCTGGTCGGCGACGATCTGTTCGTCACCAACACCAAAATCCTGCAAGAAGGCATCGACAAACACATCGCCAACTCGATCCTGATCAAGGTCAACCAGATCGGAACCCTGACCGAAACGTTGGATGCGATTGCGATGGCTGATGCGGCCAAATATTCGGCGGTGATCTCGCATCGTTCTGGTGAAACCGAAGATACGACGATCGCGGATTTGTCGGTCGCAACCACGGCCACACAGATCAAGACCGGTTCGTTGTGCCGCAGTGATCGCGTTGCGAAATACAACCAGTTGCTGCGTATCGAAGAAGCGCTCGGCAGTGCGGCGTCCTATGCAGGCCGCAACGCGTTTGCGAACTTGCCAATGTTCCGCCGCGGATAA
- a CDS encoding FRG domain-containing protein has translation MAQEKFNPWHGSVASSIAEFHDRISMMAPRCNDRMLFRGQGVIANPLPRFHRMGVVKDGLPELEKLQIREFLARFSRGYAKDSESQAEWKILALLQHFGGFTRLLDWSHDCLVALWFAVESRRRDAHKDDEHAAVWVVIPLETDWVNSDDLTTNSPCKIDTVKFVEPYDVDMRVVSQGSFLSVHPFPRSPMDILTGFTSHWEKLRKLGRMFQIQIPAEFLDSVLKELVQLGIDKVSIYPERRPDIEHYVQMFNSQYSDAPEVIFETISKSVHVS, from the coding sequence ATGGCGCAAGAAAAATTCAATCCGTGGCATGGGTCGGTTGCTAGTTCGATAGCTGAATTTCACGATCGAATTTCGATGATGGCTCCGCGATGTAACGATCGTATGTTGTTTCGTGGCCAAGGTGTTATCGCAAATCCGTTGCCGCGTTTTCACCGGATGGGTGTCGTGAAAGACGGGCTACCCGAGCTAGAGAAGTTACAGATTCGCGAATTTTTGGCTCGGTTTTCTCGCGGATATGCAAAAGACTCTGAGTCACAGGCTGAGTGGAAGATTCTGGCTTTACTCCAGCACTTTGGAGGTTTTACTCGACTTCTAGACTGGAGTCACGATTGCTTGGTCGCGCTTTGGTTTGCCGTTGAGTCGCGGCGTCGAGACGCGCATAAAGATGATGAGCACGCTGCGGTTTGGGTTGTCATACCTCTCGAAACGGATTGGGTTAACTCGGATGATCTAACAACTAATAGTCCTTGCAAGATTGACACCGTCAAGTTTGTTGAACCTTATGACGTGGATATGCGGGTCGTGAGTCAAGGTTCGTTCTTAAGCGTTCATCCATTTCCCCGAAGTCCGATGGACATCCTTACGGGATTTACTTCTCATTGGGAGAAGTTACGAAAACTAGGTCGAATGTTTCAAATTCAGATTCCGGCTGAATTTTTGGACAGCGTCTTGAAAGAGTTAGTGCAATTAGGTATTGATAAAGTATCGATCTATCCCGAGCGGCGGCCAGATATAGAACACTATGTGCAAATGTTTAACTCACAATATTCCGACGCTCCGGAAGTCATTTTTGAGACAATCAGCAAGTCAGTGCACGTGTCATAG
- the kdsA gene encoding 3-deoxy-8-phosphooctulonate synthase, with protein MQLCGFEVGLDQPFFLIAGPCVIESEQLALDTAGQLKEITSRLGIPFIYKSSFDKANRSSGASFRGPGLEEGLRILNEVKRQIGVPVLTDVHEYTPMDEVASVVDVLQTPAFLCRQTDFIHKVCAAGKPVNIKKGQFLAPWDMQHVVEKARATGNQHIMVCERGASFGYNNLVSDMRSLAVMRNTGCPVVFDATHSVQLPGGQGSTSGGQREFVPVLARAAIAVGVAGVFMETHPDPSKALSDGPNAWPLGKMEGLLRILLALDGVAKNVAFKDSE; from the coding sequence ATGCAGCTATGTGGATTTGAAGTCGGACTCGACCAACCGTTTTTTCTAATCGCCGGCCCATGCGTGATCGAGTCGGAACAACTCGCGCTTGATACTGCTGGCCAGCTCAAGGAAATCACGAGCAGACTCGGCATTCCTTTCATCTACAAATCGAGTTTCGACAAGGCCAATCGTTCGTCCGGTGCGAGTTTTCGCGGCCCCGGGTTGGAAGAAGGTTTGCGCATACTCAATGAGGTGAAACGCCAGATCGGCGTGCCGGTTTTGACTGACGTGCACGAGTACACGCCGATGGATGAAGTTGCTAGTGTCGTCGATGTTTTGCAGACGCCGGCGTTCCTTTGTCGCCAGACCGATTTTATTCACAAGGTCTGCGCCGCCGGCAAACCGGTGAACATCAAGAAAGGCCAGTTCCTCGCGCCGTGGGATATGCAGCACGTGGTCGAAAAAGCGCGCGCCACCGGTAACCAGCACATCATGGTGTGCGAGCGCGGCGCGAGTTTTGGCTACAACAATCTGGTGTCGGACATGCGCAGCCTCGCCGTGATGCGCAATACCGGCTGCCCGGTCGTGTTCGACGCCACACACTCGGTGCAATTGCCGGGCGGGCAGGGCAGCACCTCGGGTGGCCAGCGCGAATTCGTGCCGGTGCTTGCGCGTGCCGCGATCGCGGTTGGCGTCGCCGGTGTGTTTATGGAGACGCATCCTGATCCGTCGAAAGCGCTCAGCGATGGGCCGAATGCTTGGCCGTTGGGGAAGATGGAAGGACTGCTGAGAATATTACTTGCGCTAGATGGGGTGGCTAAAAATGTCGCCTTTAAAGATTCGGAATAA